A window of the Nocardia sp. NBC_01329 genome harbors these coding sequences:
- a CDS encoding xanthine dehydrogenase family protein molybdopterin-binding subunit — protein sequence MTTVSDRSITRSPRTEARNDVVDDRVANGGYRIQELPTAPPQHRLVGRDGPRADATAKVTGKAVYGADIVRPGMLHAKVLRSPHAHARIVSIDISAARALTGVTAIVTQDEIAGLQCYGTMVKDQPVVATGVVRYVGDVVAGVAAVDERTALAALDLIRVEYEVLPAVFTVDEALADSAPVIHPDEPFGVIPKYGQGASASLRSEPNVSYEFRYSTGSSDVWDTCDHVFEDAFHFSRMNHMHLEPFVTVAEASADEIEVWTSTQAPFNLRKELSRVFGLPENRIRVHVPLIGGGFGAKNGPKADPVAIRLSQLSGGRAVRFCMTTEEVFLTVSQHAATLIVKSGVRADGTFIARRSTVLLNGGAYAEHSPAVAEKAGYRMPGAYRWQHIDSVCKVVTTNTVPAGAFRGFGGTQATWASERQVDLIADRLGLDPYELRVRNLKALGEEFVPGESGIDSDLVAGMRVVADAIGYHQRARTGNRGMGVSVGVKDGGGINKPAMARVKVTTRGDVLLNCALTEMGQGGHSAMAQLVAEVLRCDPARVAYARIDTDNTPFDQGTNASSGVAVMGQAVRTAAENLRDQVLDWAGAQLAVEPAGLALVDWHVHTPDGAVHDLFPMIMEVFGNTGFEFSADGFYKARNDRRAPLEAPCVFWEIGWAAAEVEVDPETGRITVLQLAVSGDAGKVINKIACRGQDEGAAVFGLGQALFEELRYGPDGELLNAEALLYRVPLAEDVPERFVSITQEQGHGAGPFGSKGMGEGGMLPVASAIAQAVADAVGAQITELPLSPQRVYEAIAAREAGVSR from the coding sequence ATGACGACCGTATCGGATCGGTCGATCACCCGAAGTCCGCGGACCGAGGCCCGCAACGACGTTGTCGACGACCGGGTAGCGAACGGCGGATACCGGATCCAGGAGCTGCCGACGGCTCCTCCGCAACACCGGCTGGTCGGACGGGACGGACCGCGTGCGGACGCGACAGCCAAGGTCACCGGAAAAGCTGTGTACGGTGCCGATATCGTGCGGCCGGGCATGCTGCACGCGAAAGTACTACGCAGCCCGCACGCGCACGCCCGCATCGTCTCCATCGACATCTCGGCCGCGCGGGCGCTCACGGGTGTCACCGCGATCGTCACTCAGGACGAGATCGCCGGGCTGCAGTGCTACGGGACGATGGTCAAGGATCAGCCGGTGGTCGCGACCGGCGTCGTCAGATATGTCGGTGACGTGGTGGCCGGGGTCGCCGCCGTCGACGAGCGCACCGCGCTCGCGGCACTGGACCTGATCAGGGTCGAGTACGAGGTACTGCCGGCGGTGTTCACCGTCGACGAGGCGCTCGCGGATTCCGCGCCGGTCATCCATCCGGACGAGCCGTTCGGTGTGATCCCGAAGTACGGGCAGGGTGCGTCGGCGTCGCTGCGCAGTGAACCGAACGTGAGCTACGAGTTCCGGTACAGCACCGGCTCGTCCGACGTCTGGGACACCTGCGACCACGTCTTCGAGGACGCCTTCCACTTCTCGCGGATGAACCATATGCATCTCGAACCGTTCGTGACCGTCGCCGAGGCGAGCGCCGACGAGATCGAGGTGTGGACCTCGACGCAGGCGCCGTTCAACCTCCGCAAGGAGCTCTCCCGCGTTTTCGGGCTGCCGGAGAACCGGATCCGCGTCCATGTGCCGTTGATCGGTGGCGGTTTCGGCGCGAAGAACGGGCCCAAGGCCGATCCGGTCGCGATCCGGCTCTCGCAGCTCAGCGGCGGGCGGGCGGTCAGATTCTGTATGACCACCGAGGAGGTGTTCCTCACGGTGTCCCAACATGCGGCGACACTTATCGTGAAATCGGGTGTGCGGGCGGACGGAACGTTCATCGCGCGGCGATCGACGGTGCTGCTCAACGGCGGTGCCTACGCCGAGCACAGTCCGGCCGTCGCGGAGAAGGCCGGCTACCGGATGCCCGGCGCATATCGTTGGCAGCATATCGATTCGGTGTGCAAGGTCGTCACCACCAACACCGTCCCGGCCGGAGCCTTCCGCGGATTCGGCGGCACTCAGGCGACGTGGGCCAGTGAGCGGCAGGTCGACTTGATCGCGGATCGCCTCGGACTCGATCCGTACGAACTGCGGGTACGCAACCTCAAGGCGCTCGGCGAGGAATTCGTTCCGGGCGAATCCGGCATCGACTCCGATCTGGTGGCGGGGATGCGAGTGGTGGCCGACGCGATCGGCTACCACCAGCGCGCCAGGACCGGGAACCGGGGGATGGGCGTTTCGGTCGGTGTCAAGGACGGCGGCGGAATCAACAAGCCGGCGATGGCACGGGTCAAGGTCACCACCCGGGGTGACGTTCTGCTCAACTGCGCGCTCACCGAGATGGGGCAGGGCGGGCACTCGGCGATGGCGCAACTGGTCGCCGAGGTGCTGCGCTGCGATCCCGCCCGGGTGGCCTACGCGCGTATCGACACCGACAACACGCCGTTCGACCAGGGCACCAACGCGTCCTCTGGAGTGGCGGTGATGGGGCAGGCGGTGCGGACGGCGGCCGAGAATCTCCGGGATCAGGTACTCGACTGGGCCGGTGCGCAACTCGCCGTCGAACCCGCCGGGCTCGCACTCGTGGACTGGCATGTGCACACACCCGACGGGGCGGTACACGACCTTTTCCCGATGATCATGGAAGTCTTCGGGAACACCGGATTCGAATTCTCCGCCGACGGTTTCTACAAGGCGCGTAACGATCGCCGTGCTCCACTCGAGGCGCCGTGCGTGTTCTGGGAGATCGGCTGGGCGGCCGCGGAAGTCGAGGTCGACCCCGAAACCGGCCGGATCACCGTGCTGCAGCTGGCAGTCAGCGGTGATGCCGGCAAGGTGATCAACAAGATCGCGTGTCGCGGCCAGGACGAAGGGGCCGCGGTGTTCGGTCTGGGGCAGGCATTGTTCGAGGAACTCCGATACGGTCCGGACGGCGAACTGCTCAACGCCGAGGCGCTGCTGTACCGGGTGCCGCTCGCCGAGGATGTCCCCGAACGGTTCGTCTCGATCACCCAGGAGCAGGGTCACGGTGCGGGCCCGTTCGGCAGCAAGGGCATGGGGGAGGGTGGGATGCTACCCGTCGCCAGTGCGATCGCTCAGGCTGTCGCTGATGCGGTGGGTGCGCAGATCACCGAACTTCCGCTCTCACCGCAACGGGTCTACGAGGCGATCGCGGCGCGTGAAGCCGGGGTGTCGCGATGA
- a CDS encoding FAD binding domain-containing protein, with protein MRATVDGSGIVAQSQSALAPFRLYRPESVAEVKAVLAADPEAVIGAGCSDLVARIREGCAPRALVSLRTVAGLAAITHDAGVLRLGSMVTHHEGATSPIVAAAIPGLAAAWSRIATVRIRYTGTVGGNLMARRYRYEMPLLLGALDARLSISDGRTLGTGELWTDDTTALLTDIAVSTADLVWFGYERSMRPTTTVAVAIRRGEDATLSVHATAGSEYRRGISMRADTQVGTAADIDPARTASVLAAQLPADIADYTGSAEYRRHLVGVLARRLLCAAAVATHHREDEPHE; from the coding sequence ATGCGGGCCACGGTCGACGGATCCGGAATCGTCGCACAGAGCCAATCGGCTCTCGCGCCGTTCCGGTTGTACCGCCCCGAGTCGGTCGCCGAGGTGAAGGCCGTGCTCGCAGCGGACCCGGAGGCGGTGATCGGTGCCGGGTGCAGCGATCTCGTGGCCAGGATCCGTGAGGGCTGCGCGCCTCGGGCGCTGGTGTCGCTGCGGACAGTGGCGGGCCTGGCGGCGATCACACACGATGCCGGTGTACTGCGCCTGGGTTCGATGGTCACCCATCACGAGGGCGCGACCAGTCCGATCGTCGCCGCGGCGATCCCCGGGCTGGCGGCGGCGTGGTCGCGGATCGCCACTGTCCGGATCCGGTACACCGGCACAGTCGGCGGGAATCTGATGGCACGACGCTATCGCTACGAGATGCCGTTGCTACTGGGTGCCCTCGATGCCCGGTTGTCGATCTCGGACGGCCGCACTCTGGGCACCGGCGAACTGTGGACCGACGACACCACCGCGCTGCTCACCGATATCGCCGTGTCCACCGCGGATCTGGTGTGGTTCGGGTACGAGCGTTCGATGCGCCCGACCACGACGGTCGCCGTCGCGATCCGCCGGGGTGAAGACGCCACCCTGTCCGTCCATGCCACCGCGGGGTCGGAATACCGCCGGGGCATCTCGATGCGCGCCGATACGCAGGTGGGAACGGCAGCCGATATCGACCCGGCCCGGACCGCGTCGGTGCTCGCCGCGCAACTCCCGGCCGATATCGCCGACTACACCGGGTCCGCCGAGTACCGCAGACACCTGGTCGGGGTGCTCGCCCGCAGGCTGCTCTGCGCGGCGGCCGTTGCCACCCACCATCGTGAGGACGAACCGCATGAGTGA
- a CDS encoding (2Fe-2S)-binding protein: MSDPDTETSVAGAPAPRGALDISIEFSLNGEKQNCRIDSNAVLLDVLRENLGCRGVRGSCERGVCGACTVLVDDVPVASCSTFAFAVDGASVETVEGLAAADGTLSPQQRAFAECGGYQCGFCTSGMLMLTTGLLRREPRPDRGTIRDWISSNTCRCTGYEMIMESVERAAELTAAQDGDRV, translated from the coding sequence ATGAGTGATCCTGATACCGAGACGAGCGTGGCCGGCGCACCAGCGCCTCGGGGTGCGCTCGACATATCGATAGAGTTCAGTCTGAACGGCGAAAAGCAGAACTGCAGAATCGATTCCAATGCGGTCCTGCTCGATGTCCTCCGCGAGAATCTCGGCTGCCGGGGCGTGCGGGGTTCGTGTGAGCGCGGCGTATGCGGTGCCTGCACGGTACTCGTCGACGATGTTCCGGTCGCGTCCTGTTCGACATTCGCGTTCGCGGTCGACGGCGCGTCGGTGGAGACCGTGGAGGGGCTGGCGGCCGCGGACGGAACTCTCTCGCCGCAGCAGCGGGCTTTCGCGGAATGTGGTGGCTACCAGTGCGGTTTCTGCACTTCCGGCATGCTGATGCTGACCACCGGTCTGTTGCGCCGCGAACCCCGGCCCGACCGCGGCACGATCCGCGACTGGATCAGTTCGAACACCTGCCGCTGCACCGGGTACGAGATGATCATGGAATCCGTCGAACGCGCAGCGGAACTCACCGCCGCGCAGGACGGGGATCGGGTATGA
- a CDS encoding ABC transporter ATP-binding protein, whose protein sequence is MTSTDVTTTSAELVLTGISKSYGTTLAVRDISAVARTGKVSVIVGPSGCGKSTLLRIISGLDVPTTGAVTFDGRQVSGVPAGLAMVFQDYARSLFPWMRVDKNIAFPLGHLPRPERAARVQEAIDAVGLSGKETLYPWQMSGGMQQRVAIARALASHPKLLLMDEPYASVDAQTRAELEDLLLTIQARLGITVLVVTHDIDESVYLADHIIVLSKPPSIVAETIEVDLPRPRDHITTKTDPRFVEIRSQVTRLLRGEGAAADDPGDSVASKAH, encoded by the coding sequence ATGACTAGTACAGATGTGACGACCACGTCCGCGGAGCTCGTCCTCACCGGCATCTCGAAGTCCTACGGAACCACTCTCGCGGTCCGTGATATCAGCGCCGTCGCCCGTACCGGAAAGGTCAGCGTTATCGTCGGGCCCTCCGGATGCGGCAAGTCGACCCTCCTGCGGATCATCAGCGGACTCGACGTGCCGACGACCGGTGCGGTCACCTTCGACGGGCGGCAGGTGTCCGGCGTACCCGCCGGGTTGGCCATGGTGTTCCAGGACTACGCGCGCTCGCTGTTCCCCTGGATGCGGGTGGACAAGAACATCGCCTTCCCGCTCGGGCATCTGCCGCGGCCGGAGCGCGCCGCCCGGGTACAGGAGGCCATCGACGCGGTCGGTCTGTCGGGCAAGGAGACGCTCTACCCCTGGCAGATGTCGGGCGGTATGCAGCAGCGCGTCGCCATTGCCCGAGCGCTGGCCAGCCATCCGAAGCTGCTGCTCATGGACGAGCCGTACGCGTCGGTCGATGCCCAGACCCGCGCCGAACTCGAGGATCTGCTCTTGACGATCCAGGCGAGACTCGGGATCACCGTCCTGGTCGTCACCCACGATATCGACGAGAGCGTCTATCTCGCCGATCACATCATCGTGTTGTCGAAGCCGCCGAGCATCGTGGCCGAGACGATCGAGGTCGACCTGCCGCGGCCCCGCGATCACATCACCACCAAAACCGATCCGAGATTCGTCGAGATCCGATCGCAGGTGACGAGGCTGCTGCGTGGTGAGGGCGCGGCAGCCGACGACCCGGGCGACTCGGTGGCGAGCAAGGCGCACTGA